A window of Natrinema versiforme contains these coding sequences:
- a CDS encoding tRNA-dihydrouridine synthase: MASTVSFTPPLALASLSGEADADWARAGAEYAGAAFLGGIALDGESRAAARELVERERTEFLPEEPLAFIDRELEALAETPIQPAFNVRSATAEPIAEAARVCRDRDAYLEINAHCRQDELCAVGCGETLLRDGERLAGYVDRAAETGATVGVKVRAEVPGVELPELARGLEAAGADFVHVDAMDTESVIADVVDATDLFVIANNGVRDDETVHEYVEYGADAVSVGRPSDNPVVLERVRDAVERRMGLEASR, encoded by the coding sequence ATGGCCTCGACCGTGTCGTTCACGCCGCCGCTCGCGCTCGCAAGCTTGAGCGGTGAGGCCGACGCCGACTGGGCGCGAGCCGGCGCGGAGTACGCCGGTGCCGCGTTCCTCGGCGGTATCGCACTCGATGGAGAGTCGAGAGCGGCCGCGCGAGAACTCGTCGAGCGCGAACGGACCGAATTCCTCCCCGAAGAGCCCCTCGCCTTCATCGACCGCGAACTCGAGGCGCTCGCGGAGACGCCGATCCAGCCGGCGTTCAACGTCCGGAGTGCGACCGCCGAACCGATCGCCGAGGCCGCCCGCGTCTGCCGGGACCGGGACGCCTACCTCGAGATCAACGCCCATTGCCGGCAGGACGAACTCTGTGCCGTCGGCTGCGGGGAAACGCTCCTGCGCGACGGCGAGCGCCTCGCCGGCTACGTCGACCGCGCGGCCGAGACCGGCGCGACCGTCGGCGTGAAAGTTCGCGCGGAGGTGCCCGGGGTCGAGCTCCCGGAACTGGCTCGCGGGCTCGAGGCTGCGGGCGCGGACTTCGTCCACGTCGACGCGATGGACACCGAGTCCGTCATCGCCGACGTGGTCGACGCGACCGACCTGTTCGTCATCGCCAACAACGGCGTCCGCGACGACGAGACCGTCCACGAGTACGTCGAGTACGGTGCCGACGCCGTCAGCGTCGGCCGGCCGAGCGATAATCCGGTCGTGCTCGAGCGCGTTCGTGATGCGGTAGAACGGCGTATGGGTCTCGAGGCGAGCCGATAG